In Syntrophomonas wolfei subsp. wolfei str. Goettingen G311, a single window of DNA contains:
- a CDS encoding galactose-1-phosphate uridylyltransferase has protein sequence MALCYSNICFCYTDFFELCKSLNYEFHQFSQERIELIYRMFKERYQALAVDPRIKYIQIYKNQGLFAGASQEHSHSQIVALPMVPLHVTIPASYYQQNQKCLLCSIMEQEQENGERIIYESEHFLLLSPYASRFSYETWIIPKEHKEHFGDISEKEISDLARTLKTFLTIMLDSLSNPSYNIVINTGPVNGVSSEGAHWFMEVNPRFIVTNGFEMATGYYTNPVAPELSAALLRQRMLENHQ, from the coding sequence GTGGCGCTGTGTTACTCAAATATTTGCTTTTGCTATACGGATTTTTTTGAGTTATGCAAAAGTCTCAATTATGAATTTCACCAGTTTTCACAGGAAAGAATAGAATTGATTTATCGTATGTTCAAGGAGCGCTACCAGGCCCTGGCAGTTGATCCTCGTATCAAATATATTCAGATTTATAAAAACCAGGGGTTATTTGCCGGTGCCTCTCAGGAGCATAGTCATAGCCAGATAGTGGCACTTCCCATGGTTCCGTTGCATGTGACCATTCCAGCCAGCTACTACCAGCAGAACCAAAAGTGCCTTTTATGTTCCATTATGGAGCAGGAACAAGAAAACGGGGAGCGAATAATATACGAAAGTGAACACTTTCTCCTCTTATCGCCTTATGCTTCACGCTTTTCCTATGAGACCTGGATAATACCTAAAGAGCATAAAGAGCATTTCGGTGATATAAGCGAAAAAGAGATATCTGATTTGGCCAGGACCTTGAAAACCTTTCTAACTATTATGCTTGATTCTTTAAGCAATCCCTCCTATAATATCGTGATAAACACCGGACCGGTAAACGGGGTTAGCTCGGAAGGGGCTCACTGGTTCATGGAGGTAAATCCACGCTTTATCGTGACCAATGGCTTTGAGATGGCTACGGGTTATTACACCAATCCGGTGGCGCCGGAATTATCCGCTGCTCTCTTGCGGCAGCGAATGCTGGAAAATCATCAATAG
- a CDS encoding pyruvate carboxylase codes for MKSFRKVLIANRGEIAIRIIRACQELGIRTVSVYSKEDKLALFRTKSDESYLIGNNKGPVEAYLSIEEIISLAIKKAVDAIHPGYGFLAENPEFAQKCIESGIEFIGPTPEMMDKLGDKIKSKLIAQSIGVPTIPGVEKAIKSDQEAIKFAQKCGYPIMLKASAGGGGRGMRIVRNETDLLQEFHSAKNEAQKAFGIDDIFIEKYLESPKHIEVQVLGDNYGNIVYLYERDCSIQRRHQKVIEFAPAFKISAEQRKAICADALKIARSVNYRNAGTVEFLLDKQGNHYFIEMNPRIQVEHTVTEIVTGIDIVQSQILIAQGYKLNSKEVGIPRQSAIQTRGYAIQCRVTTEDPSNSFAPDTGKIDVYRTGAGFGIRLDGGNGYTGSVISPYYDSLLVKITSWSRTFEDAINKSQRAIRETLINGVKTNEAFLLNVLSHPRFKNGECDTGFIDASPELFDITPREDHEAKILNFIGEKVVNESKGVKRDYDIPRVPKINGNYKLNGTKQILDKKGPEGVVKWIQSQNKLLLTDTTMRDAHQSLTATRIRTVDMLRIAEATAYLGKDLFSLEMWGGATFDVAYRFLHESPWERLAELRQRIPNIMFQMLLRGANAVGYTNYPDNVVREFIKESAQAGIDVFRIFDSLNWLKGMEVAIDETLKSNKIAEACICYTGDILDDRKDKYSLAYYVQTAKEIEKMGAHILGIKDMAGLLKPYAAVRLIKALKDEIAIPIHLHTHDTSGNGVATLLMAAEAGVDIVDTAFSSMAGITSQPALNSVVAALENTSRATGINLDEIQEIADYWDDIRPIYSQFESDLKSGTAEVYKYEIPGGQYSNLKPQVESFGLGHKFKEVKEMYKAVNEMLGDIVKVTPSSKLVGDLAIFMVRNDLTPQNIIEKGKGMAFPDSTIAYFEGMMGQPVGGFPEALQKVVLKDKQPISTRPGELLKPADFEAIKNYLQEEYNLPAIRQDILSYALYPKVFEEYLEFKKSYGDLSRMNSSVFFDGISQGEVCEVELEEGKTFIIKLVNIGKVNKEGYRKIYFEVNGNQREITILDKQYHKTFDVEIGSTLMADPNNKKDIGASIPGTVVQILVKAGDSVEAGQSLIIIEAMKMETRIAAPVSGKVGNITVQEGQQVKNGELLMQLE; via the coding sequence ATGAAATCTTTTAGAAAGGTTTTAATTGCAAACCGAGGCGAAATTGCAATCCGTATTATCAGGGCCTGTCAGGAATTGGGTATCAGAACGGTTTCAGTTTACTCCAAAGAAGATAAACTGGCTTTGTTCCGGACTAAATCGGATGAGTCATACCTGATTGGCAATAATAAAGGCCCGGTGGAGGCTTATCTGAGTATCGAGGAAATAATCAGCCTGGCCATTAAAAAGGCGGTGGATGCAATCCACCCTGGTTATGGCTTTTTGGCTGAAAACCCTGAGTTTGCCCAAAAATGCATTGAGTCAGGGATTGAGTTTATTGGGCCGACTCCGGAAATGATGGATAAATTGGGGGATAAGATCAAGTCCAAGCTTATTGCCCAGAGCATAGGGGTGCCCACTATTCCCGGGGTTGAAAAAGCTATTAAATCAGATCAAGAGGCGATTAAATTTGCCCAAAAATGCGGCTACCCCATCATGCTTAAAGCTTCTGCCGGCGGCGGAGGACGGGGTATGAGAATTGTTAGAAATGAAACCGACCTGCTCCAGGAATTCCACAGTGCTAAAAATGAAGCCCAAAAAGCCTTCGGAATAGATGACATCTTTATTGAAAAATACCTGGAAAGTCCCAAGCACATAGAGGTTCAAGTCCTGGGCGACAATTATGGCAATATTGTTTATTTATATGAAAGGGACTGCTCCATTCAAAGAAGACATCAAAAAGTAATCGAATTTGCTCCCGCATTTAAGATTTCGGCTGAACAGAGAAAGGCAATATGTGCTGATGCTCTGAAAATTGCCCGGTCGGTAAATTATAGAAACGCCGGTACCGTCGAGTTTCTGCTCGATAAACAGGGCAATCACTACTTTATTGAGATGAACCCGCGCATTCAGGTTGAACATACCGTAACAGAGATTGTAACAGGCATTGATATCGTACAAAGCCAAATCCTTATTGCTCAGGGTTATAAGCTGAATTCCAAGGAAGTGGGCATCCCGCGGCAAAGTGCCATCCAAACCAGAGGGTATGCGATACAATGCCGAGTTACCACTGAAGATCCCAGCAACAGTTTTGCACCTGATACTGGTAAAATTGATGTCTACCGAACCGGGGCCGGATTTGGCATAAGGCTTGACGGCGGCAATGGATATACTGGTTCAGTAATAAGTCCTTACTATGACAGCTTATTGGTTAAAATCACTTCTTGGTCCAGGACTTTCGAAGACGCGATAAATAAATCTCAACGAGCCATTCGTGAAACGCTTATCAACGGGGTTAAGACCAATGAAGCGTTTTTACTTAATGTTCTTTCTCATCCCCGTTTTAAAAATGGTGAGTGTGATACGGGCTTCATTGATGCGTCCCCGGAACTTTTTGATATAACTCCCCGGGAGGACCATGAAGCCAAAATTCTAAACTTTATTGGCGAAAAAGTTGTCAATGAAAGCAAAGGCGTGAAAAGAGATTACGATATACCCAGAGTTCCTAAAATTAATGGCAATTATAAACTTAACGGCACCAAACAAATTTTAGATAAAAAAGGTCCCGAGGGAGTTGTTAAATGGATCCAATCCCAAAATAAACTGCTGCTGACCGATACCACCATGCGCGATGCTCATCAATCATTAACGGCCACCAGGATCAGGACTGTTGACATGCTGCGCATTGCCGAAGCGACCGCCTATTTGGGCAAGGACCTGTTTTCTTTGGAGATGTGGGGCGGAGCTACCTTTGATGTAGCTTACCGTTTCCTGCATGAGTCTCCCTGGGAAAGATTAGCCGAACTTCGTCAGAGAATTCCTAATATTATGTTTCAAATGTTGCTCCGGGGTGCCAATGCGGTAGGCTATACCAACTATCCCGACAATGTGGTCCGGGAATTCATTAAAGAGTCCGCCCAGGCCGGGATTGATGTATTCAGAATATTTGATTCCTTAAATTGGTTAAAGGGTATGGAGGTAGCTATCGACGAGACCTTAAAGAGCAACAAGATTGCCGAGGCCTGCATCTGTTACACAGGTGATATCCTGGATGACCGCAAAGACAAATATTCCCTGGCTTATTATGTACAAACTGCTAAAGAGATTGAGAAAATGGGGGCCCATATTCTGGGCATCAAGGACATGGCAGGACTTTTGAAACCTTACGCCGCCGTACGGTTAATTAAAGCCTTAAAGGATGAGATAGCGATTCCCATTCATCTGCATACCCATGATACCAGCGGGAATGGCGTTGCTACTCTGCTTATGGCAGCTGAAGCCGGGGTGGATATTGTTGACACCGCATTCAGCAGCATGGCCGGTATAACCAGTCAACCGGCTTTAAACTCGGTGGTGGCAGCCCTGGAAAATACCAGCCGGGCCACCGGGATAAACTTGGATGAGATTCAGGAAATTGCCGACTATTGGGATGACATAAGGCCTATATACAGCCAATTTGAATCAGATCTTAAATCAGGAACGGCGGAGGTCTATAAATATGAGATTCCGGGCGGTCAATATTCCAATTTAAAACCGCAGGTGGAAAGTTTCGGACTGGGGCATAAATTTAAAGAAGTCAAAGAAATGTATAAAGCAGTTAATGAAATGCTGGGGGATATTGTAAAAGTCACCCCCTCATCAAAACTGGTCGGGGACCTGGCTATATTTATGGTCAGGAATGATCTGACTCCCCAAAATATTATTGAGAAAGGAAAGGGCATGGCCTTTCCTGATTCCACCATAGCCTATTTTGAGGGTATGATGGGCCAGCCGGTGGGTGGTTTCCCGGAGGCATTGCAGAAAGTGGTTTTGAAGGATAAGCAGCCTATTAGTACCCGCCCGGGCGAATTATTAAAACCGGCCGATTTTGAGGCCATTAAGAATTATCTCCAGGAAGAATATAACCTGCCAGCCATCAGGCAGGATATTTTGAGCTATGCCCTTTATCCCAAAGTTTTTGAAGAATATTTGGAATTCAAGAAATCGTATGGTGATCTAAGCAGAATGAACAGCTCAGTATTTTTCGACGGGATAAGCCAGGGTGAAGTCTGCGAAGTTGAACTTGAGGAAGGCAAGACATTTATCATCAAGCTGGTCAACATCGGTAAAGTCAATAAAGAAGGCTACCGGAAGATATACTTTGAGGTTAACGGCAATCAAAGAGAAATTACCATCCTGGATAAGCAATATCATAAAACTTTTGATGTTGAAATTGGTTCGACATTAATGGCTGATCCCAACAACAAAAAGGATATTGGGGCCAGCATCCCGGGAACAGTTGTCCAAATACTGGTCAAGGCAGGCGATAGTGTTGAGGCCGGCCAAAGCTTGATTATAATTGAGGCCATGAAGATGGAGACGCGGATTGCGGCTCCGGTAAGCGGTAAAGTGGGCAACATAACCGTCCAGGAAGGGCAGCAGGTTAAGAACGGAGAGTTATTAATGCAGTTGGAGTAG
- a CDS encoding DEAD/DEAH box helicase family protein yields MSANFDFLKGQAEYTLFATACIEAERVLATSPAMAAMGSRKACELAVKWVYSADNTITMPYRDNLQSLIHEPSFRFVLDNQTWSKLLYIIKLGNLAVHTEKAISRSDAVLSLSFLFEFIQWIDYCYGFNYVERSFDEAKIPAEQVILDVTKLKEIDSLIDQKDTEIEALRAKIEAMSPQLTADKEHHKEERHFTPLDISELLTRKKYIDVDLKLLGWVFGDDVQEEVELYGMPNPEGKGYADYVLYGKDGLPLAVIEAKRTSKDPKIGTQQAKLYADCLEKMTGRRPMMFTTNGFETYLWDDLTSPQRKVSGVFSKADLEKLMNRRNERKPLDEIPIDDKITDRYYQKEAIRAVCENIETGHRKSLLVMATGTGKTRTASSLTDVLSRGGYITNTLFLADRTALVRQAKNDFKTNLPDMSLCNLLINKEDKTARIVFSTYPTMLNAIDSAKNENGQRLFTPAHFDLIIVDEAHRSIFKKYRAIFEYFDSMLIGLTATPKQEVDRNTYDFFEMESGVPTYAYAYETAVDKDHVLVPYHNIEVRTRFLEEGITYDELSEEDKARYEEDFTDEDGEMPDFIPSPAVNEFIFNQCTVDMVLEDLMTKGIKVAGGDRLGKTIIFAQNKKHAEYIVERFNKLYPQYHGSFAKRVVCDDNYVQTIIDDFKIAEKEPHIAVSVDMLDTGIDVPELVNLVFFKRIRSKIKFWQMIGRGTRLCKNLFGDGQDKTHFLIFDYLGNFEFFRTNKDGVKGNETQSISEAIFAKRVRLIHHLQQSAFMEEPYQAIRTNLIDTVVQQINTLNTELISVKLQLQYIEKYKNKDAFVFLSDLDKHDLIVHLAPLVYMDDMDEFAKRFDNFMYGLMIAQIEGAPHFNKGKKQLINVCSSLSQRITIPQIKEKIELINNVGTDDFWQNSDILDFEKARIELRSLIKFIVDEGGVSPIYTNLNDIVLEVKEGEGLDPAYTFEDYKLKVNRYIEENRDHIAIYKLRNNIPLTAFDYNSLEHIFTGELGTPEDYEREYQDTPFGLLVRKIAKMEYEAACAAFSEFINDQSLSQGQIVFVKKVIDYIMQNGYIENVSTLMKPPFDKPKSFIKLFDGSKQKQIVEAVNQVRDNAVKIVG; encoded by the coding sequence TTGTCTGCAAACTTTGATTTCCTAAAGGGGCAAGCCGAATATACCCTGTTTGCTACTGCTTGTATTGAAGCGGAGCGTGTGTTGGCTACCTCTCCAGCAATGGCAGCTATGGGGAGCCGGAAAGCCTGCGAACTTGCTGTAAAGTGGGTGTATTCTGCCGATAATACTATTACTATGCCTTACAGGGATAATTTGCAGTCATTGATTCACGAACCCTCTTTTAGATTCGTTCTTGATAACCAGACATGGAGCAAGCTGCTCTATATTATTAAGCTGGGCAACCTTGCCGTACATACGGAAAAAGCCATCAGTCGCAGTGATGCCGTCCTATCTCTTTCTTTCTTGTTTGAATTTATACAATGGATTGATTACTGCTACGGGTTTAATTATGTAGAACGCAGCTTTGATGAAGCAAAAATTCCGGCAGAACAGGTAATCCTTGATGTAACCAAACTCAAAGAAATAGATAGCTTGATTGATCAAAAAGATACTGAAATAGAAGCCCTACGTGCCAAGATTGAGGCGATGAGCCCACAGCTTACCGCTGATAAAGAACACCATAAGGAAGAACGCCATTTTACTCCATTGGATATTTCGGAACTTCTTACCCGTAAGAAGTATATTGATGTGGACTTAAAGCTCCTGGGTTGGGTATTTGGTGATGATGTGCAGGAAGAAGTGGAGCTTTACGGTATGCCAAATCCGGAAGGAAAAGGCTATGCCGATTATGTACTGTATGGCAAAGATGGACTGCCCCTTGCCGTAATTGAAGCGAAACGCACTTCAAAGGACCCGAAGATTGGTACCCAGCAGGCCAAATTATATGCTGACTGCCTGGAAAAGATGACCGGCAGAAGACCCATGATGTTTACCACCAATGGCTTTGAAACGTACTTGTGGGATGATTTAACTTCTCCGCAGCGTAAGGTGAGTGGAGTCTTCTCCAAAGCCGATCTTGAAAAGCTGATGAACCGAAGGAATGAACGTAAACCTTTGGATGAAATACCGATAGACGATAAAATAACTGATCGTTACTACCAAAAAGAAGCCATCCGGGCAGTATGTGAAAACATTGAAACAGGTCATCGCAAATCATTGCTTGTCATGGCGACCGGTACGGGGAAAACTAGAACCGCTTCCAGTCTAACCGATGTCTTATCCCGGGGTGGATATATAACTAATACCTTATTTTTAGCTGATCGTACTGCCTTGGTCAGGCAGGCTAAGAATGATTTTAAAACTAATTTGCCGGATATGTCCCTATGTAATCTATTAATCAATAAGGAGGACAAAACAGCCCGCATAGTATTTTCAACCTACCCTACTATGCTAAATGCAATTGATTCAGCCAAGAACGAAAATGGGCAGCGGCTGTTTACCCCTGCCCATTTTGATTTAATTATAGTAGATGAAGCCCACCGCAGTATCTTTAAAAAATATCGTGCTATCTTTGAGTATTTTGACAGTATGCTGATTGGTTTAACAGCTACACCCAAGCAAGAAGTGGACCGCAACACCTATGACTTTTTTGAGATGGAAAGCGGTGTGCCGACCTATGCTTATGCCTATGAAACTGCTGTAGATAAAGATCATGTCTTAGTGCCTTACCACAATATTGAGGTTAGAACCAGGTTCCTGGAAGAGGGCATAACTTACGACGAACTATCCGAGGAAGATAAGGCACGCTATGAAGAAGATTTCACAGATGAAGATGGTGAGATGCCTGATTTTATTCCTTCCCCTGCGGTTAATGAGTTCATCTTTAACCAATGTACAGTAGATATGGTGTTGGAAGATTTAATGACCAAAGGAATTAAGGTTGCTGGCGGTGACAGGCTGGGAAAAACCATTATATTTGCACAAAACAAAAAACATGCGGAGTATATCGTTGAGCGTTTTAATAAACTATATCCGCAATATCACGGCAGTTTCGCCAAGCGTGTGGTTTGTGATGACAATTATGTACAAACAATTATCGATGATTTCAAAATTGCCGAAAAAGAGCCCCATATTGCTGTATCGGTGGATATGCTGGATACAGGTATAGATGTTCCAGAGCTGGTTAATTTAGTCTTCTTTAAACGTATCCGCTCTAAAATAAAATTCTGGCAGATGATTGGCCGGGGTACCAGGCTATGCAAAAATCTATTCGGGGATGGACAGGATAAAACCCACTTCCTAATCTTTGATTACCTCGGAAACTTCGAATTTTTCCGTACCAACAAAGACGGCGTGAAAGGCAACGAAACCCAGAGCATTTCGGAAGCGATCTTTGCTAAACGGGTTCGCTTAATTCATCATCTCCAGCAATCGGCTTTTATGGAGGAACCTTATCAGGCCATTCGTACAAATCTTATAGATACTGTCGTACAGCAGATAAACACACTGAATACAGAACTTATATCGGTAAAACTGCAGTTACAGTACATTGAGAAATATAAAAATAAGGATGCTTTCGTATTTCTTTCTGACTTAGACAAACATGACTTAATTGTTCACCTGGCTCCACTTGTATACATGGATGATATGGATGAGTTTGCCAAACGATTTGACAACTTTATGTATGGCCTGATGATTGCTCAAATCGAGGGAGCACCACATTTCAATAAAGGCAAGAAGCAGCTGATCAACGTCTGCAGCAGCCTTTCACAGCGTATTACTATTCCGCAGATTAAAGAGAAAATAGAGCTTATCAATAATGTTGGTACAGATGATTTCTGGCAAAATTCTGATATATTAGATTTTGAGAAGGCACGTATTGAACTGCGTAGCCTTATTAAGTTTATTGTTGATGAAGGCGGAGTTAGCCCAATATATACTAACCTGAACGATATTGTTCTTGAGGTTAAAGAAGGAGAGGGGTTAGACCCCGCCTATACATTTGAAGACTATAAACTAAAGGTAAACCGTTATATTGAAGAAAACCGCGATCATATTGCTATTTATAAGCTCCGGAACAATATTCCCTTGACTGCTTTCGATTATAATAGCTTGGAGCATATCTTCACTGGGGAACTGGGTACACCAGAAGATTATGAGCGGGAATACCAGGATACGCCTTTCGGCCTACTGGTACGTAAAATTGCAAAGATGGAATATGAAGCAGCCTGTGCAGCATTTTCTGAGTTTATCAATGATCAGTCACTAAGCCAGGGACAAATTGTTTTTGTAAAAAAAGTTATCGATTATATCATGCAAAACGGCTATATCGAGAATGTATCCACGCTAATGAAGCCACCTTTTGATAAACCTAAGAGTTTTATTAAGCTTTTTGATGGATCAAAACAAAAGCAGATTGTAGAGGCAGTTAACCAGGTTAGGGATAATGCGGTTAAGATAGTAGGATAA
- a CDS encoding transposase, whose product MNIRQNCIFSFEDALKIQPKSRLEKIINTLDLKPVLCKLDKPGEIRVGPKPYPAYAMLNALIAMRLENMGTFTQLVERLTYDPHLRYVCGFEPFGTAPSKSCFSRFYSKLAQSGCLETLFTSLVKQAEEMGLLDLSSVAIDATKVEAYEKSVPRKNIIQDGNAADWGIKSDTNGNPIKWFGYKLHIGTDVRSGLPIAMKVTPANCSDSSVALELVEKCCANTQSKIVYFLMDAGYDHREIYSVIRDKYHAQAIIALNKRGAKQPPEGFDWDGTPICSARYRMVYWGSYQGVNKFRCPHIMGKCDCPFGSAWCSDSNYGMVVKTKVKDDPRLFSSPHRGSANWQKQYNLRTYSERCFSRFKENLGLEDGLNVRKITKVETHAYLCAITMIAAVIAINQDSSTRSSAA is encoded by the coding sequence ATGAATATTCGACAGAACTGTATTTTCTCCTTTGAAGACGCATTAAAAATACAACCGAAATCAAGGCTTGAGAAAATAATTAACACCCTTGATCTAAAACCAGTTCTTTGCAAATTAGATAAACCTGGCGAGATAAGAGTTGGACCAAAACCATACCCAGCCTATGCGATGTTAAATGCCCTGATAGCTATGAGACTAGAGAACATGGGTACCTTTACTCAACTGGTTGAACGACTTACTTATGATCCTCATCTACGGTATGTTTGCGGTTTTGAACCATTTGGTACCGCGCCTAGCAAATCATGTTTTAGCCGGTTTTATTCAAAACTTGCTCAGAGCGGTTGTTTAGAAACATTGTTTACTTCCCTGGTTAAACAAGCAGAGGAAATGGGCCTTCTTGATCTTAGTTCAGTAGCAATTGACGCTACCAAGGTAGAAGCTTATGAAAAGTCCGTTCCCCGCAAGAATATCATCCAGGATGGTAATGCCGCTGATTGGGGTATTAAGAGTGATACCAACGGCAACCCTATCAAGTGGTTTGGCTACAAGCTCCATATTGGCACCGATGTAAGGTCCGGGCTTCCCATAGCAATGAAGGTAACGCCGGCCAATTGTTCTGATTCCAGTGTAGCTTTGGAGTTGGTTGAGAAATGTTGTGCCAATACTCAGTCCAAAATAGTTTACTTCCTGATGGATGCTGGCTATGACCACCGTGAAATATATTCTGTAATCAGAGATAAATACCACGCCCAAGCTATCATTGCCCTGAATAAGCGGGGTGCTAAACAACCTCCAGAAGGTTTTGATTGGGATGGAACTCCCATCTGTTCTGCTAGGTATCGGATGGTGTACTGGGGTTCCTATCAGGGAGTAAACAAGTTTAGATGTCCTCATATTATGGGTAAATGCGACTGTCCTTTTGGCTCCGCCTGGTGTTCTGATAGCAACTATGGAATGGTGGTAAAAACTAAAGTTAAAGACGATCCCAGGTTATTTTCAAGTCCCCACCGGGGCTCTGCTAACTGGCAGAAGCAATATAATTTGAGAACCTACTCAGAACGCTGTTTCAGCCGTTTTAAGGAAAACTTGGGTTTAGAAGACGGGCTAAACGTTAGAAAAATAACTAAGGTTGAAACCCACGCTTATCTCTGCGCTATAACTATGATTGCAGCTGTAATAGCAATAAACCAAGACAGCAGTACTAGATCATCAGCAGCATAA
- the sigK gene encoding RNA polymerase sporulation sigma factor SigK, with protein sequence MSFLLWALAITGILKGSLCLFAYLNNQVFPQPLSEEDERKCLQEMQRGGEEARNILIEHNLRLVAHVVKKYESSGEDLEDLISIGTIGLIKAIRTYNFERGVRLATYAARCIDNEVLMHLRSSKKQKQEVSLYDPIGHDKEGNEISLIDILTNDNEIVDLVEAKMQEEKIKEKINLLSRRERQVIEMRYGLFNGLKETQRDIAKKLGISRSYVSRIEKKAIKKLIKEIYNRDIDSQDLCQSTEV encoded by the coding sequence TTGTCCTTCCTGTTGTGGGCTCTGGCTATTACCGGAATCCTCAAAGGCAGTTTGTGCCTGTTTGCCTATCTCAATAACCAGGTTTTCCCCCAACCGCTTTCCGAAGAGGACGAGCGCAAGTGCTTGCAGGAAATGCAAAGGGGAGGGGAAGAAGCACGGAACATTTTGATTGAACATAACCTCCGCCTGGTGGCCCATGTAGTGAAAAAATATGAAAGCAGCGGAGAAGATCTGGAGGACTTAATCTCCATTGGCACCATTGGTCTGATCAAAGCTATTAGGACCTATAATTTTGAACGGGGGGTAAGACTGGCTACCTATGCCGCTCGTTGTATTGATAACGAAGTCTTGATGCATCTGCGCAGCAGCAAGAAACAAAAACAGGAAGTTTCTCTTTACGACCCCATTGGCCATGACAAGGAAGGGAATGAAATATCCCTGATTGATATTCTCACCAATGACAATGAAATAGTGGATCTGGTGGAGGCTAAAATGCAGGAGGAAAAAATAAAGGAGAAGATTAATTTACTTTCACGGCGTGAACGACAGGTGATAGAAATGCGCTATGGCCTTTTTAATGGGTTAAAGGAGACTCAGAGGGATATTGCTAAAAAACTGGGTATTTCCCGTTCCTATGTATCCCGTATTGAAAAAAAGGCCATAAAAAAACTGATAAAAGAAATCTATAACCGAGATATAGACTCCCAGGACCTTTGCCAGAGTACGGAGGTTTAG
- a CDS encoding YqeG family HAD IIIA-type phosphatase — protein MFEFLYPQIYVKSLLDIPLDKLREIKINTFILDLDNTITEWNRREVRQEIAEWFENIKGQGFKACILSNNGEQRVLAVARSLGIPYLHRAQKPRRRAFFQALSLMESQAAETAVIGDQIFTDVLGGNRAGLFTILVVPLDKREFPGTKISRCLEYFVLRRLRQELVVGRRTSDE, from the coding sequence ATGTTTGAATTCCTTTATCCTCAAATCTATGTTAAATCTCTTTTGGATATACCGCTGGATAAACTTAGAGAAATAAAGATTAACACTTTTATTTTGGATCTTGATAATACAATTACCGAGTGGAACAGAAGGGAAGTAAGGCAAGAAATAGCGGAATGGTTTGAGAACATCAAGGGCCAGGGCTTCAAGGCCTGTATCCTATCCAACAACGGCGAACAGAGAGTTCTGGCTGTAGCCAGGAGCCTGGGGATTCCATATCTTCACCGGGCTCAGAAACCCCGGCGCAGGGCTTTCTTCCAGGCTCTCTCCCTAATGGAAAGCCAGGCTGCCGAAACCGCAGTAATAGGCGATCAGATATTTACCGATGTCTTGGGAGGAAACCGGGCGGGCCTGTTTACGATTCTGGTGGTACCCTTGGATAAGAGAGAGTTTCCGGGCACCAAAATATCCCGTTGCCTGGAATACTTTGTTTTGCGCCGTTTGCGCCAAGAATTAGTCGTCGGTCGCCGGACGTCGGACGAATAG
- a CDS encoding galactose-1-phosphate uridylyltransferase — translation MPELRKDLLHDKWVLIATEQALEPRFFPINRNGTYVRKDKVCPFCAGNESLTPPEIAAVRKDNSVPDSPGWIVRTVPSKYSAFKLEGELQEERSGIYFSCNGLGKQEVVIGNSDHN, via the coding sequence ATGCCGGAATTGAGAAAGGATTTGCTGCATGACAAATGGGTATTAATCGCTACCGAACAGGCCCTTGAACCAAGGTTTTTTCCGATTAACCGAAATGGTACTTATGTTCGCAAGGATAAAGTCTGTCCTTTTTGTGCCGGTAATGAATCGCTTACTCCACCGGAAATTGCTGCAGTGAGAAAGGATAACTCGGTTCCGGATTCTCCGGGTTGGATTGTTCGCACAGTACCCAGCAAGTATTCTGCCTTTAAGCTGGAGGGAGAATTACAGGAAGAACGATCAGGGATATACTTTAGCTGCAATGGCCTGGGAAAGCAGGAAGTGGTGATAGGAAACTCAGATCATAATTGA